cagTCACCTCCTCCTCTTGGACGTCTTTGGGTTCAGGTTCAGCAGCAGCCTTCTGGGGtgcaggacgctttttggctcccatatcctttattatttaatttatcgtGATGAATTTTACTTATTGAAAAATTATAAGTTAGCAGAGTAAGactcctgggaaataggggagaattttagagaaagttgagcaaggaaagtggaagaaattttgtgaagaacaaaCTCATCGCAAATGCCATATTTATAGGAGAGAAATAACGGtgtaaaaaccctagaaaacacaaAATTGTCAGCGTGACATCACACAAATTAGCCGTTGCAagtgtttaacggtaactaggagtctaagagtcattgagtaaatataattctttttattgtttaacccggtaaagttgacatctcacccctggcctgatccagcacgggcaaaatgtcaaggggcaattgttaggcccagtttagcctggtctgattcTAACTTAGCCTGACCCTTCTAGGCTGATTAAGACCTCCAGGGGCCGGACGAATCTGACTACTATTTGACAGATGAAGAGTATTATAGGATAAGCAGGCTATTAGATCCTGGAAGAAGAGCCTGATAGTAAGTACGGAATAGCCTGGTGGGGCATTCAAAcaagctggattaagaagataaacaaaaaGTGCAGTTGTATGAGTCaataaccgtgtcctattctcaaggaagaccaagtccaaccatgAAACTATATCATCTATGAATCAGGACGGAAAGAAGAGGAAAAGCTGAAGATTGGTTGAGAGAGGAACGGGTCAAGCGAATTAATAGGGagcgtgccctattaatccggcaacatcTCCTACAATTGGGAAAAACATTGAGGATGAATATAACGGTagcatttgtagaactataaatagcaagaTCAAACAATTGTAAAGACATTCATTATTAGTCGATTATTTACACTTGATCTCTCATTTTTATTCCTGAATATTCAGCTACACACACAAGATTGtactcagcttatcaaaataatagAAACGTTATTCCTTATACTTAATTCTTCCCTTGTTATTCACTCataatattccaaacttatagaactagatacccaaattactctttgATCAAGCCGGATCCGTTCAggggaaatcctgctaaaacaggtaggtattaggaaagaataatagataTGATATATTAGATAAGAATATACCATATTAgttatattatatattattgtatTGCATAATAAGATGGTGCGAAATATATTATGCaagataataatataatataacttATTCCGTAAGATATATGGTATATTCTAGAGCTGATCATCTCCGGGCTGGCCCGTCCAGCCCGGCCCGTCCGGCCTGCTACTTAAGTGGGCTTGGTCAAggattttttttaaattaatggTTAACTAGTATAAATCCCGCGCACACGCGGTTTTTTAAATAGGAACAttagagaatttaacaattatttaattatatttaactTATTTTAACTCCATTTGAAATTTTAGTATAGACTATAGAATAAAACTTAATATTAATAATGTTTTGTATTAAGAGATAGAAAATAGAAGGTTCATCACGGTTACTCTATATAAAATTGCTGAAACTATTTTGTGTGTATATATGTTGTAATAAATATACTTATGTACAtattaaatcaaaaaaattaaaaaattaaccaaaatttaAATGTTCATTTGTATAGAGTAGAAATAGATATTAAATTAATGTGTAAGAaaaatatatattattggcaATTTTTTCGTTTTAGAAGTAAAAACAATACATGAATGCTCTTATCTTGTAGTAGGTTAGTAAAAACAATAGTATTGGCCCAGTTGTAAGTACATAAATGTTTAAATGGAAAGAATTATAAGGAATTATGCAGTTTGGCTCAATTGtagataaaatataataaagCTCAAATATGGAATatttcatttaggcgggaaaatattagagctttcttattcttttagtttagtggaGATGGACATGGAAAACTCGGCCCGCTAAATTAATGGGCGGGTACGGACTAAATAAAAATATTTGTGGACAGCCCGTTAGACCCGCTAATAGCTTATAATGTATTTTTATTTCCATAAAATGATTTACCAAACTAAATAATTAACCAAGGTCCATGTAACAATCCAACACCCGATTAAATTAAGAAAGAAAATAACAGTCAAATTGTTGTATCATCAATTTGGGCAATTTATTATGCCTCAAACTACCTAATGTCGGTATGAGGACGTAATATGTAGCACAAAGACGTAGTATATTGTTCGATTTTTGGTACGCTAATACATCTTTTTTGATACGTATCTTCTACGGAGTATATTTTAAAGCGCGGCGGCCCATGGACAAGCCCGCTAACTTATGTTGGACGGGTATGGACAACTTCAATAAGTATGTTATAGTGGACAcgtacaaaaaaaaaataggccCGCCGGACACTTTTAATTCAGGTTGGCCCGGCCCGTATCCGACCCAAGCCCGCAAACGATCAGCTCTAGTATATTATATTCCTATCTAATATACCATATCTCTCATTCCTTCATAATAGTAGAATTTAgatttacacaaattcttgtttgtgacggcacatatccgtcactcttgagtgacggataccattttacctcataaaGTACCCATTTTTTCTCTCtatgcaacactattcatgtggtcccctttctccactaacccattttgttaccattttaactcacaaaatatccgccacaaatggtaacccgtcacaagggagaccaattgttagaTTTATACCTTTAGTTTCCTAACTAGTTACCGTCAAGGTACACGAGTttatcttacactataaatatcGACCTTACGAGTTACGAGAAACATACCCTTCTATTTACAATTTTACAGTATATACTATTCCTCCAATGGCAAGCTACGATTTGTCGATGAATCGACGTGCGACTGCCCTAGCTGTACCGACCAACGACATTGCTGTTAGAACCCGACTCAGTCTCCTCGGTGAACCAATTACTCTTTTCGGCGAGAGACAAATGGAAAGACGAGACCGTCTTCGAACGCTTATAGCTAAGCTTGATGCTGACGGTCAATTGGAAACCCTAATCAATGCCCATGAACAAGAACTAGAAGAAACAACAACTATGGCGGCTACGGCTAAAGAGGCTGATGAATTTTATACTGTAGGCTCAAAACAATTGTTGGAGGCTCGTAAATTTATTGCCAAGTTTTCTATACGTAGAGCCTCAAACCGTCTTCAGCGTGCTAAGAGTATGAGGGATGATACTCTCCCGGCTCTCAATCGAGCAGCAACGTTTGTCCTTGACGCCAGTGAGATTGGCGGTGATCGTCCTCTCACTGGCTGCTCATTCTCAAAAGATGGAAATTTCATTGCAACTTGCTCGTTAAATGGAAATGGCGGAATTTGGAATATGCCTCAGTTAACCAAGACTTGTACTTTAAAGGGACACACTAATTATGCAACCGACATTGCATTCTCTCCTGTGACTGATATTGTTGCAACTGCTTCTGCTGATCAAACTGCGTGTTTGTGGGACGTTAAGGGTACTCTATTGACTACATTTACAGGTCATGCAGACCGGCTGACCCGTATTGCATTCCATCCATCGGGGGATTACTTAGCCACTGCAAGCTTTGACAACACTTGGCGTATGTGGGATATTAATACCGCTACTGAATTGCTTCTTCAAGAAGGACATAGTAGAGGTGTGTATGGAATATGCTTCCATCCAGACGGTTCACTTGCGGCTTCATGTGGGTTGGACTCTCGTGCTCTTGTTTGGGATCTTCGAACTGGAAAAAATGTCCTTGCTCTCGAAGAGCATGTCAAGCCTATTCTTGGTATTGATTTCTCCCCAAACGGATATCAGCTTGCTACTGGCGGTGAGGATAATACTTGCCGGATTTGGGATTTAAGGAAGAAAACATCTGTTTATATTATTCCCGCGCATTTAAATCTTATTtcaaaggtcaagtttgaacCCCAACAAGGGTATTATTTGGTGACGGGTTCATATGATATGACGGCTAAGATATGGTTGTCTCGGGATTTCAAGCTTGTCAGAACACTCTTCGGCCATGAAGCCAAAGTTACATCCTTGGACATATCAGGAGGTATGAGATTCTTCTTATCGtattccctcctattcactataatcTTCCAAGTTTAGGtattgaccaggagtatcccctaccgacagttGGGGCAATCTGCTTctggtactgaaggcaatttaatgggttgaccatCCCAAATTTGGCTTTTtaattcgcaagagtcaggaatcgaacccctgactaCTTGTTTAAAAGATGAAatccttaccactcacaccagccaactttggttgAACTGGTTCATATGATAAACTTGTGAAAATATTGCTTTAAATTTATCATGGATATAACATTAGGAACCTTACATATGTCGTTTTCTCTTGGTGATGCAGATGGACAGCATATATCTACCGTGTCTTATACTCTTATGATAGGACAGTGAAGCTGTGGCGGTCGAGTAAAGTCTCGCCTGAAGAGAAGTCAATGGACATTGACTAGAAGCAAAGTAAGATCTTTGGCTAGCTCTACCCCTGTTTCATGTAAGCTTAGCTTCGACATAACCCGTGTATGACTGAAGTTATTAGAGGAACAAGAACTTGGCAGTAACATTGTGTTTTTGTGTTTGGCCCAGTAACGGAGTAATTATGGCAGTCGTAACCACCTTTTAACTCCAGCTTATCTGATTTTATGCTGTTACTGTTAGTACCTATTCTGGCACTCGTAACCACCTTTTAACCTTGTGTAACTAACATTGTGATGTTCGTAACTACTCTATATCATTCTGGTCACTAAATTAGCAGGAGACCTACCCTATGTATTTATGGTCATTTCTAGTCCGGGTTAGGGAAAAATTGAACTAATCTCAATCTTAATTTTTGTTTGCGACAAATAATAGGCGTACACTTGGCGCTTCGCACTTTTGACTAAAGATTCagttgataagtttggaattttcaTATTATAGTCTGAATTCTGAAAGATATAATTTTATAAGTCCATTAATGAAACCATGAATCATCCAAGCAGTATTAACAAGACCAAATGATGCAGGAAATATGTCAGCACTTACATCTTACAAGGTGAATATTCAACATTTACTGTATTAATGAGCCAAGTCAACAATCCAATATAAATAGAGTTTCATACAATGATACAAACAAAAATATTTCACTGCAATATTTGTACCTTCATCTAGCAAAGTAAGGAAAAACAACAGAAAAAAAGCATTCAGGTTTGTTTATATTCTTTTTATGCAAAATCGTGTCGATTTTGTGATGTTAATTGCTTCATATGATTTCAGTTAGTATTACAATCATGGGTATGTTGAGTTTTCTCACTTTGTAATGTTGCATCGAGCAAAACCCATGTCTAGAGTCGTGTATGAACAATTTAAGGGTTTGTTGTTTGTACAAGACACGACGAGTTGTTTAAATTAGGGAGTTTATGATGATTTTTGTTCTGTTTTGATTCATCTGAACAGACTAGTTGAACATGAGTTCAGAAACTTCACCTGCAAATTGTCGCGGATGGGCAGCCAGAGATCCATCTGGTGTTCTTTCACCTATCGAGTTTCATAGAAGGTATATTTGTTAGCATAACTTTAGTAATTCACAGCATGACTTGCATCAAACTTATTTGCTAGCTGAATTCAGGGCTGTTGCAAATGATGATGTTTCGATTAAAATTACGCACTGTGGAGTCTGTTACGCTGATGTAATCTGGACGAGGAACGTACTTGGAGACTGCAAGTACCCTGTTGTTCCCGGGTATGTATGCCGTTTAAGAAGTCTTGCTGTTAGTCTTTGCATCTGTCATAAATACTTATAAATCTTGGTTGGTGTGAAGTCATGAGATTGTAGGAACAGTACAAGAGGTGGGGGCAAATGTGGAGCACTTGAAAGTCGGAGATGATGTCGCTGTGGGAACTTGTGTGAATTCATGCCGTGATTGTGAGTACTGCAATGAGGGGAACGAGATCTGTTGCGTGAATGGGTCGGTTCATACTTATAATGCAGTCGACAAAGATGGTACAATCACGAAAGGGGGTTACTCGTCTTCCATAGTTATTCATCAAAGGTCTGTATTTTTGTATCTCATAGTCATTTAGATGAAATTACTGCAATTATATTCAAAGGAAATGGAGGAGAACGCGGaaataaaaattatatttatgtgAATGATGTTGGGAGTTAATCTTTGGGAACTGAATGCGCAGGTACTGTTTCAAGATCCCGAAAACACTTCCAAAACATTTAGCAGCACCCTTATTATGTGCTGGAATTACTGTTTATTCTCCGATGGTGCGCCATAACATGGACCAGCCTGGTAAAAGTCTTGGGGTGATTGGCCTTGGTGGCCTTGGACATATGGCTGTATTGTTCGGTAAAGCATTTGGGCTAAAAGTCACGGTGTTAAGCACAAGCATATCAAAGAAAGACGAAGCCCTGAATTTACTCGGTGCTGACAATTTTGTTCTTTCATCTGATGAACAACAAATGAAGGTAAATATTTTGTGTTCCTACAAGCAAAGTAAAGTGTCGAAATAACATTGCAATAAAATTCGATTGGTTTCACAAATAGTTGATTGATTGCTTACTGCAGGCTATAGCCAAGTCGTTGGATTTCATTATAGACACGGCCTCAGGAGATCACGCATTTGATCCATACATGTCGCTTTTGAAGACGTTTGGGTCTTACGTTCTTGTAGGCTTCCCTTCTGAAGTGAAATTCCGTACTGGCAGCCTTTTATTTGGTAAGTCTTATACTcttaatacttttttttttttttttggtgaaaccACAAAGGCGATTTTTTTTATACTGACGGAATTTGAACCCTAGTCATGAGCACCACCTCTCCGATTTCTGTTTGTGTTCAGTCACACTTTTTATAACATAGATTATCGTGTCCTTCACTCTTTTTATAGTATCTGAATTCTGGACTGACACTATGATCTCTTATAGGCTTGAATACAATCTCTGG
This sequence is a window from Silene latifolia isolate original U9 population chromosome 8, ASM4854445v1, whole genome shotgun sequence. Protein-coding genes within it:
- the LOC141594088 gene encoding putative cinnamyl alcohol dehydrogenase 1 — translated: MSSETSPANCRGWAARDPSGVLSPIEFHRRAVANDDVSIKITHCGVCYADVIWTRNVLGDCKYPVVPGHEIVGTVQEVGANVEHLKVGDDVAVGTCVNSCRDCEYCNEGNEICCVNGSVHTYNAVDKDGTITKGGYSSSIVIHQRYCFKIPKTLPKHLAAPLLCAGITVYSPMVRHNMDQPGKSLGVIGLGGLGHMAVLFGKAFGLKVTVLSTSISKKDEALNLLGADNFVLSSDEQQMKAIAKSLDFIIDTASGDHAFDPYMSLLKTFGSYVLVGFPSEVKFRTGSLLFGLNTISGSKGGGSTIIREMLEFCATNKLYPKVEIIPIQYANEAIERLIKKDVKYRFVIDIENSLN
- the LOC141594087 gene encoding LOW QUALITY PROTEIN: U4/U6 small nuclear ribonucleoprotein PRP4-like protein (The sequence of the model RefSeq protein was modified relative to this genomic sequence to represent the inferred CDS: deleted 2 bases in 1 codon), with the translated sequence MASYDLSMNRRATALAVPTNDIAVRTRLSLLGEPITLFGERQMERRDRLRTLIAKLDADGQLETLINAHEQELEETTTMAATAKEADEFYTVGSKQLLEARKFIAKFSIRRASNRLQRAKSMRDDTLPALNRAATFVLDASEIGGDRPLTGCSFSKDGNFIATCSLNGNGGIWNMPQLTKTCTLKGHTNYATDIAFSPVTDIVATASADQTACLWDVKGTLLTTFTGHADRLTRIAFHPSGDYLATASFDNTWRMWDINTATELLLQEGHSRGVYGICFHPDGSLAASCGLDSRALVWDLRTGKNVLALEEHVKPILGIDFSPNGYQLATGGEDNTCRIWDLRKKTSVYIIPAHLNLISKVKFEPQQGYYLVTGSYDMTAKIWLSRDFKLVRTLFGHEAKVTSLDISGDGQHISTVLYSYDRTVKLWRSSKVSPEEKSMDID